The Artemia franciscana chromosome 11, ASM3288406v1, whole genome shotgun sequence genome has a segment encoding these proteins:
- the LOC136033252 gene encoding nuclear envelope phosphatase-regulatory subunit 1-like isoform X2 — protein MQLEQTTCEDLKAFERRLTEIIGCSQQPARKWRLVLLAASVCVALGAWQWLSDPATSQLSLAKSLANHIFFTVSSIALVFLFLLGIHKRVVASSILASRARIVLADFNMSCDDTGKIILKARHPTL, from the exons ATTTGAAAGCATTTGAAAGGCGGCTTACTGAAATCATTGGCTGCTCCCAGCAACCAGCCAGGAAGTGGAGAT tgGTTCTTCTAGCTGCGTCTGTATGTGTGGCACTAGGCGCATGGCAGTGGTTATCAGATCCAGCTACGTCTCAGCTGTCATTGGCCAAATCCCTAGCTaaccatatattttttactgtttcttcAATTGCTCTTG tttttctgtttctaCTGGGGATTCATAAGCGAGTAGTGGCATCGTCGATATTAGCATCGAGAGCAAGAATTGTTTTGGCGGATTTTAACATGTCTTGCGACGATACTGGAAAAATAATCTTGAAAGCTAGACACCCGACACTGTGA
- the LOC136033252 gene encoding nuclear envelope phosphatase-regulatory subunit 1-like isoform X1: protein MRNIAQTGYELDDLKAFERRLTEIIGCSQQPARKWRLVLLAASVCVALGAWQWLSDPATSQLSLAKSLANHIFFTVSSIALVFLFLLGIHKRVVASSILASRARIVLADFNMSCDDTGKIILKARHPTL from the exons ATTTGAAAGCATTTGAAAGGCGGCTTACTGAAATCATTGGCTGCTCCCAGCAACCAGCCAGGAAGTGGAGAT tgGTTCTTCTAGCTGCGTCTGTATGTGTGGCACTAGGCGCATGGCAGTGGTTATCAGATCCAGCTACGTCTCAGCTGTCATTGGCCAAATCCCTAGCTaaccatatattttttactgtttcttcAATTGCTCTTG tttttctgtttctaCTGGGGATTCATAAGCGAGTAGTGGCATCGTCGATATTAGCATCGAGAGCAAGAATTGTTTTGGCGGATTTTAACATGTCTTGCGACGATACTGGAAAAATAATCTTGAAAGCTAGACACCCGACACTGTGA